The genomic segment ACGAATCAATGCCCATAAACTCATTACCAAAGTCATTGAAGGTGTTAAGTTCGTTGATGGAGAAATAAAGGAAGCTGCATAACTGGAGAACTTGAGGATACTATCAAAACAATCATCCACAACTCTTGACAATATCTCCATTGACACAGATGATGTCCTCTGGTTGATACAGTACATATTCGGTGGCTTGGACCCGCGTCCTGGATGTGTAGAATAGCCGGGCGGGCTTCGATCTACTGGATTCCGTTTTGGATTTTGCAGGCTTTCATGGTGTTGGTGAGGAGCATCGCAATGGTCATCGGACCGACACCGCCCGGTACAGGTGTTATATACGATGCCTTTTTCTCGCATGAGTCGAACTCAACATCGCCAACCACTCGGTAGCCCTTCTTGGCGGATGCATCTTCAACTCGATTAGTCCCGACATCAACAATAACACAACCGTCGGAGATCATATCGCCTTTCACGAATTCCGGTACACCCATCGCGGCTATCAGGATCTCAGCGCGGCGTGTATGCGATGCGATATCTTTCGTGCCCGTGTGGCAGAGAGTGACTGTGGCATTCGAACCTTTCCACTTCTGCTGCAACAACACCGCAAGCGGCTTGCCGACGATATTTCCCCTGCCGAGAATGACAACATCTTTTCCGGAGGGAGAGATATCGAACCTGCGCAAAAGCTCGATTATGCCAAGAGGAGTGCATGCAATGAACGACGGGCGCCCGAGCAGCATCATGCCGATACTTGCCGGATGAAATCCGTCGACATCTTTGATAGGACTGACCAGCATTATCATTTCGAGGCTGCTTAAATGCGACGGCAGCGGCTCCTGAACAAGAATGCCATGAATATCCTTGCGATCATTCAGCTCGCGGACTAATTCATTCAACTCCGACTGAGTGAACTCTTTTGGTCTGCGAATCACCTCGGAGTAGAAACCTACGTTGTTGCAGGCTTTCTGCTTGCTCGATACATATATCTCCGAGGCTGGATTATCACCGATGAGCACAGCAGCGAGCCCGGGAACGACGCCCTGCTCTTTCAGCTTCTCTGTCTCTTCCTTTAGCTCCGCTCGAATGTTTTTCGCGGTCGCTTTTCCATCAAGTATCTGAGCCATCGGTATCCTCTTCTTCGTCTGCGTCTTCATCCTCGTTTTCATCATCTCTGACGATTTCATAGCCTTCAGGGACTCTTCCATCAAAGTCCAACGAGAGTCGCTCAATTGAGATAGCTTTGCCCGTCTCATCGTCTACTTCTGCGATGACTCCCTGAATCTTGACATCATCTGACGAGACTGTGAATCTGTGCGGCAGAGCAGTCAGAAAGCGTCCCAGCACTCCATCGGCATTCATGCCAATGACACCGCTGTGCGGGCCGGTCATGCCAGCGTCAGTTATGAACGCCGTCCCGTTCGGCATGATATGTTCATCAGCGGTCTGGATGTGCGTATGAGTTCCCACCAGTAGCGACACTCTTCCATCGACGTAATGCGCCATCGCGCCCTTCTCAGATGTGGTCTCGGCATGGAAATCGACGACGATGATCTTCGTCGAGTCTTTCATCATCCGTAGTTCGCCATCAATCGTTCGGAAGGGGCAATCGATGTTTCGGCCAAATACACGACCTTCGGCATTGATGACGCCTACCTTCCGACCATCTGCGAGCGAGTGCAGGTATGAGCCGTATCCGGGGGAGCCTGAGGGGCAGTTAGCAGGTCGAATGACTCTGTTGGCGGCGAAATCAAGAAATGGGAATATCTCGTTCCTGTCCCAGATATGATTTCCGGAAGTCTGGACATCGACCCCGTACGACATGATTTTCTGCGAGATCGGTTTTGTCAGCCCGTAGCCACCCGCAGCATTCTCGACATTCGCAACGACAAAGTCTATCTGGTGCTTCACTTTTATCGGTCGAAGCAACTGGGACAGAGCCCAGCGCCCTGGCTTGCCCATTATATCAGCAATGAACAGTATTCTCACCAGCTCACCGATCTATTTGGCATAATCCACAGCTCTTGTTTCGCGAATAACCGTGACCTTGATCTGGCCCGGATATTCCATTTCTGTCTGAATCTTCATAGCAATATCAGACGCCAGTATCTGTGCCTTGGCATCGTCGATCTCGTCATGCTCGACTATCACTCGGATTTCACGGCCAGCCTGAATGGCGAATGCCCTCGCGACGCCTTTGAAGCTGTCTGCCATCTCTTCGAGCTTCTCGAGACGCTTGATATAACCTTCGAGCGGTTCACGTCTTGCACCCGGTCTTGATCCCGATATGGCATCGGCCGATTGTACGAGCACGGCATACGGTGACAACATCGGAATGTCACCATGGTGGGAGGCGACCGCGTTCACGACATATTCGTTTTCTACATATCGAGTAAGAAATGCTGCGCCAATTTCGGTGTGAGTTCCCTCGGTCTCGCGGTCTATCGATTTACCGATATCATGCAGCAGGCCACATCTTTTCGCCAACGTAGCATCAAGCCCGAGTTCGGCAGCCATCAGGCCGCAGATAATCGAGACCTCTTTTGAGTGCTGCAACACATTCTGGCCGTAAGATGTCCTGTAGTTGAGCTTTCCGAGGAGCTGTATAATATCATTGTGGAGATCATGGATTCCGAGCTCAAAGCAGGCTTGCTCTCCAGCCTCCCGGATCATCATCTCCATCTCCTTCTGGCACTTTTCGACGATTTCTTCAATGCGGGCAGGGTGAATTCTGCCGTCAGAAACCAGACGCTCCAGAGCCATCCGGGCTACTTCACGCCGAATTGGATCGTATCCGGACAGTATTACGGCCTCTGGTGTATCGTCGACAATGACATCAATGCCAGTGCACGTTTCGAACGATCGAATATTGCGTCCCTCGCGCCCGATTATCCGGCCTTTCATTTCATCGCTCGGAAGACTGACTACGGAGACAGTGGTTTCGACCGTGTGGTCAGCTGCACAGCGATAAATCGCCTGAGTGATGATCTCGCGGGCCTCTTTATCGGCAGTCCGTTCCGCATTCTCCTTGATCTCTTTGATCGTGACCGCCGCTTCCATCTTGGCCTGACCAATGAGGTTCTCCATAAGCTGATTTCTGGCTTCCTCAGAGGTCATCCCAGCGACCTTCTCAAGCTGCATGTTCTGCTGATGAACCAGGTTGTTGAGTTCTTCCTCGCGTGATTTGATTGCCTTTTCACGATGTTGGAGGGAACTTTCTTTCGCGGTGAAATCCCGTTCCTTCTTGTTCAGGAGGTCTACCTTCCGATCAAGAGCGGTCTCTCTGTCGGCAAGGCGCTTGTCCGATTTTTGGAGCTCGACGCGCTTGCTCTGCATCTCGCGTTCCAGATTGACCTTAGACTTATAGACCTCGTCCTTCGCTTCAAGTAGCGCTTCCTTCTTCTTGATGGAAGCATCTCTAATCGCTTCTTCAACGATCCTTGTCGCCTGATCATCCGCCTTCGATATCTTGGTGAGTCCCGCCTTGCGGATCAACAGCCAAGTGATCAGAACGGAAAGGATCACGGCGGCCGCCAAAAGAATCGCCACCGTTGTTATTCCGATTTGTTGCATTTAATCCTCCACCCTATCGGGTAAGGTACCGATCCGTTAATATTACAGTCTGTCGAGTGCAGAATGGAGGGTCTGAGGGAGATATTGAGCGACTAACCAGATGCCGATAGCAGTTTCTCATCAATTCGATCGGCCAGATTGTCTGCCAGTTGACGAAAATCTGAAAGCTGTCCTTCCCGCTCCTGCTTGAGCTTAAGAAGCTCATCAGCGACGTTAAGGACCGTCAAAACGGCAATGTTTTTGGGAGTGCGGTTGGCTGATCTCTCTGCAATCTCATGCATCTTCTGATCTACATATCGGGCAACTTCGAGCACATGCTGCTTGAACTGCTCAGCATCTTCATCGTTATCGAAGTCACCTCTTATCGGGTAATCTTCACCAAATATGTGTACTTTTATGACCCGGTTATCATCAGACATAATTGTATCTCAAGAACCTCTAAAACCCGCAGATTCTGCGACAAAAAAAATTATGTGTTAAAGACCATCTTGTCAAGTCTAAACTTACTTAATCTCGAGCTCGATCTTCTCGACCTCACTCAGAAGCGACTCCAAGCGGTTCTTAACTTCCGTCTCTTTAACACCGCAATTGTGTACAAGATCCTCACGTTCCGCCTTGATTCTCTCGTTTTCCAGCTTGAGACGGGTAATTTCCTGAGACAGATCGGCGTTGCGCTGCTCCAGGTCCTTCTTCAACCCTTCCAGCTCCTGGATTCGTGCAACGACAGCTTCAACCCTTGCCTCAAGTCTTTCCAGTGATTCCATGGTAAGTCCTTATCAGATTAACGCAACTCTGCCGAAAATTTCTTGGTGAGTCGCTCGATAATTCTCCTGTGAACCGTGTCCACCTCTTCGTCAGTCAATGTCTTGCTGTCGGACCGGTATTCGATGCTGTATGCGAGACTCTTCTTGCTCGCCGGGATCGGCTTACCCTCATAGATGTCAAACAGTTCGACTCTGGTAACAAGTTCTCCGCCCGACTGGACGATTTCATCCCTCAGGTCCGCTGAGAAGACATCATTGTCCACTATCACCGCCAAATCCCTCAGAGATGAAGGATATTTTGGTACAGGAACGAATGTTCTTTCAGATGAGAACTTCTCGTAGAGCATTTGCATGTCGATTTCTGCGTAAAAGACAGGTAAATCTATATCGTATTGCTCTCGCGCCCTGCGTGCAACTTCGCCGCAGATTCCACAGATGTCTTTTCCGAATAGAACATCGAACGACATACTCTTTTCGAGCAGCCTGCTCTCTTTCGGGCTGAGTTTCAGATCTCCAATGCGGAGTTCTGAAGAGATAGACTGAAGAACACCCTTGAGATCGAAAAAGTCATAGTCAGAGAGTTCTCTGTCCCAGTGAACCGCTTGTTCCTTACCACAGAATGCAATCCCCAGCTTGAGCAGCTCATTGGGAAGCTTATCTCCAGACGGGATGAATACACGCCCGACCTCGAAAAAGCTGATATCGCTCTTCTTTCTATTCAGATTATAAGATACAATATTCAGGAAGCTTGACAAGAGATTTTGTCTAAGAACTGAAAGTTCAGCCGATACTGGCTTGAGAACAGCAATATGGTCCTCGATGCCGCTGACAACCTTGTCCTTAACGGGGTCGATCAGGGTATTGGTGAGCGCCTCTACACAACCTTGAGATGTGAGTGCCGTGCGTAGCACCTCCTTAAAGCGTTCCTCTGGCCGTTCACGTGTCAACAGCGTCCCACCGGCAGCCGTCGAAGTCTTGACTTTGTCGTACCCAAAGATCCGAGCGATTTCCTCGATGAGATCGATCTCTCTGGTCACATCAGGTCTGAAAGAAGGGACTGTTACAGTGAGCTTCTTGCCCGTCTTGACACCGAACTCCAGCGCTGAGAGTATGTCAATCATCTGAGGAGATGAAAGATCGGTAGCCAGCAGATTGTTCACTCGTGCGGGGCGGAGCGTTATCAAAATCGGTTTCACCGGTTCGGGATAGCAGTCCACCTGTCCCGCAAGGACTTTACCGCCGGCGTATTTCTGAATCAGATATGCCGCTCTGTCACATGCGTTCGGGACGTTATTGGGATCGGCACCTTTCTCGAATCGAAGCTGTGACTCTGAAGTAAGGCCGAGCTGCTTACCGGACTTTCTGATTGTCGGCGGGTCGAAATAGGCGCTTTCAAGGAGGACATTCGAGGTCCGCTCGGAGACTTCGGATTCGAGTCCCCCCATGATGCCGCCGAGAGCAACCGGCTTCTTCGAGTCGGTGATGAGAACGGTGCCCTCTGCCAGCGTCCGCTCAACCTCATCAAGCGTCGTGAATTTCTCGTCTTTCTTAGCACCACGCACAACAATCTTCGGCGTGGAGAACCGATCGAAATCAAAAGCGTGCAGCGGATGACCGCACTCCATCAATACCAAATTCGTTATATCTACGACATTATTAATCGACCGCATGCCTGCCGAATAGAGCTTCTTCTTGATCCACCACGGCGTCTGTCCGATTCTGATGTCATGAATAACCCTGGCCATATATCTGGGACACGATTGCGGATTTTCGATTGCGATGTCGACCTCGTTTGCCGCGGACTGATCCGTTTCGGAAAGGTGAATCTTCGGCATCTTAAGCTTGGTGCCGGTCAGCGCAGCTATCTCGCGAGCCAATCCAATTGCCGACAGGCAATCAGGTCTGTTCGGTGTCAGATCAAACTCCAGGAGCCAGTCATCAAGCTCCAGCGCCTCACGTAGCGAGGTACCGATCTTCAGCTGCCTGTCGAGCTCCATGATGATCGAATGATCGTCTGAGAGGCCGAGTTCGGCCTCGGAACAGATCATCCCTTCAGATTTGACGCCTCTCATATCGACGGCTGAAATGGCCAGGTTGCCGGGCAATTCGGCGCCCGGTCCCGCGAAAGCGACTTTCAAGCCAGTGCGGACATTCGGCGCACCACAGACAGTCGATAAAACCGTACTGCCGGTGTCGACCTTACAAACCTTCAGTTTGTCGGCAGAGGGATGCTGATCGCATTCTTCAACTTTGCCGACAACGACTCCCGTGAATTCCGGAAAGAGGGGACCGGAGACCACGGTCTCGGTGCCGGACATTGACAGCTTATCTGCCAGTTCCGCCGGATCCCATTCGAAATCGGCAAGCTCCTTGAGCCAACTGTAGCAGAGTCTCATAAGAATTGCTCCAGAAGTCTCAGGTCATTTTCATAAAAACGTCTTATATCCTGAATTCGATATTTCAGCATGCAAATTCGTTCGATTCCCATACCGAATGCATAACCGGTGTATTTCTCCGGATCGTAACCCACAGCCTCAAACACTGCCGGATCCACCATACCGCATCCCAGAATCTCTAGCCACCCCGTCTGCTTACAGAGAGGGCATCCCTTGGCGCCGCACAAAAAGCAGGAAATATCCACTTCGGCAGACGGCTCTGTGAACGGAAAGTAGTTCGCCCGCAATCTCATCTTTACATCCTCGCCGAAGTACTCTTTCACAAATACATTGAGAACGCCTTTGAGATCAGCAAACGTTACACCCACATCGATATAGAGGCCTTCGATCTGATGAAAGACTGCATTCGACCGCGCAGAAATAGCTTCATTGCGGTAGCATTTGCCGGGCGCAATGATCCTAACCGGGGGATCCTGTGATTTCATAGTTCTTATCTGCACAGGAGATGTGTGCGTGCGAAGAACTACATCATCATTAATATAGAAAGTGTCCTGCATATCACGGGCAGGATGATCTTTAGGTATGTTCAGCGCCTCGAAATTGTAGTAGTCTTCTTCGACGTCGGGACCGACAGCGACTTCGAAGCCCATACCATAAAAAATGCGAGATATATCTTCAATCGTTCTTGTAATCGGATGGAGACGGCCCAGCTTTCTTGTTCTGCCCGGGAGAGTGTAATCGAAAACGTCCCCCGGTTTCTTCGATGCCGACTGGATTGAATCCAGCATTGCAGCAAGACTTGCTTCAAGCTCAATTCTCACCGAGTTTGCAAGCTTGCCAACCTCTTTCTTTTCCTCAGGCGGAAGATCCTTCAACCCGCGAAGGACAGCAGTGAGATTACTCTTGCGGCCAAGATACCTAACCCTGAGCTCGTTGATAGCGCCTTCAGAATCGACACTTGCAGCAGCCAGGTTAAACTGCTCCCGTATCGAGAGGATATCTTCTTTAGCAGACATTGTGAGGCCTATCCGGCCTGTTTGACCATCGTGACCAGCTGTCCGAAGGCATCGATATCGCGAGCAGCGATATCGGCGAGAGCTTTGCGATCAAGCCCGACACCAGCCTTCTTCAACCCTGCGATGAAAGCGCTGTAGCGTGTATCGAACATCCTGCAGGCTGCAGATATGCGGGTGATCCATAGCCGGCGGAAATCGCGCTTCTTATTTCGACGATCGCGGTATGCGTAGGTCTGACCTTTATTTACAGTTTCCTGTACTGTGCGCCACAACTTGCTACGCCCGGCATAGTTGCCTTTGGCTTTGGTAAATACTTTCTTTTTCCGGCGCCTGGTGGCGACATTATTCATCGCGCGTGGCATTGACTCCTCCTAAACTGACGCGAACCTGCATGCCGCTACGGCAGCAAATGTGCAATCCTACCGGCATCTGCTTTCGAGACGATGGCCGGTTTACGCAGTTTGCGTTTTCTCTTTCTGGTCTTTTTCGTGAGGATATGGCTGGTGTAAGCCTTCATCCTTCTAAGCTTGCCCGATCCGGTCTTCTTAAACCTCTTCGCGGCAGCCCTGTTCGTCTTCATCTTCGGCATATATACTCCAGATAAACAATCTACTTCGGCATCATGATTGTCGTGAGGTTTCTACCTTCCATCTTGGCCTTCTGCTCCACCAGTGCGATATCCAAGAGCTCTTCGGTCACTCTTTCGATAATTCGTCTTCCAAACTCCGTGTGCGCCATTTCACGGCCTCTGAACTCGACATATACCTTGACCTTGAATCCGTCAAGCAGAAACTGGCGGACATGTTTGGTCTTGAACTGATAGTCGTGTTCTTCGATCTTGGGCCGATACCGCATCTCCTTCAGTTGGACAGTGTGCTGCTTCTTCCTGGCCACTTTCTGCTTCTTGGAAAGTTCGTACTTGTACTTCCCGTAGTCGAGTATCCTGCAAACTGGTGGCTTGGCAGTCGGCGAGACCTCAACCAGATCAAGCCCGCGCTCGTATGCCAACTGTTGAGCTTCCTTGACAGGCAAGACGCCGACCTGCTGTCCATCCGCTCCGATGACGCGTACCTGAGCTGATCTAATCCTCTCATTTACGCGGATTTCTGGTGTTCGACTCTTGTTGGTCCTAATCTACTCCTCACTCCTTTTCAAGACTTGTCATTTTACTATCAATTTCCAATCTAAGCAAGGAAATAATTTCAGAAAGCTGCTTTGGACCGAGATCCCCCTCGCCATGCCTCCGATAGGACGCAGTCCCCTCCTCAGCCTCGCGCTTGCCGATAATTAGCATCACCGGGACCTTTTTGGTCTCGGCTTCCCTTATCTTGTAGCCTATCTTCTCCGATCTGGAATCGAGCTCCGCCCGTATTCCATTCTCCCGTAGCAGCTCCAAAGTCTTGCGCCCTACCTCGTTGAGATCATCCGATATTGGAAGAATCTTGACCTGCACGGGCGCCAACCAAAGTGGAAATGCGCCGGCGTAATGCTCAAGCAGAACCGCGAAGAACCTCTCGAGAGATCCGAAAATCGCCCGGTGGATCATGAATGGCTGCTTATGAGTGTTGTCAGCGCCGGTATAAGTCAACCCGAAACGTTCCGGGAGATTGAAATCGAATTGAATTGTCGTACACTGCCAGGCACGCTTCAGAGCGTCCTTGATCTTGATATCGATCTTGGGACCATAAAATGCCCCGGCGCCCTCATCAATCTCGTACTTCATGCCTGTTCTCTTGAGAGCTGCCGCCAAGCCCTTTTCGGCCATCTCCCACAAGTGCGGCTCTCCGACGAATTCAGTTTCCGGTTTGGTCGAGAGATAGACTTCGTATTCAGTGAAACCAAACACTTTGAGAAAGCGGAGAGTCAGCTCGATCACGCCCACAATCTCATCTTCAACCTGGTCGGGCGTACAGAATATGTGAGCATCGTCCTGAGTGAACGACCGGACACGGAACAGCCCGTGCAGAACGCCCGATCTCTCGTACCTATAAACAGTGCCCAACTCCGCCCACCTGATCGGAAGCTCACGATATGAGTGGAGCGAATTCTTGTATATCTCGATATGGAACGGACAGTTCATCGGCTTGATCTGATACTGCTCCCCTTCCACTTCCATCGGGGCGTACATATCATCTTTGTAGAAATCAGTGTGCCCGGAAGTTCGCCACAGGTCGAGTTTGGCAATGTGCGGAGAATAGACCAGTTCATATCCGGAAGCTACGTGCTCCTCTTTCCAGAAAGTCTCTATGATATTCCTGAGCACCGCACCTTTCGGATGCCACAGAGCGAGGCCGCCACCGACAGATTCCTTGATGGAAAAGAGATCGAGCTCCTTTCCGAGCTTGCGATGGTCTCTGCGCTTCGCCTCCTCCACCCGCTTCAGATATTCCTCAAGCTGGGCCTTGTCAGGAAATGATACGCCATAGATTCGCTGTAGCATCTTATTCTGTTCCGATCCGCGCCAGTAGGCTCCCGCCACAGACATCAGCTTAAACGACTTGATTCGACCGGTAGAGGGCACATGTGGTCCTCTGCAGAGATCGACGAACGTATCATGCTTGTAGAGCGATAGTCTCTGATCCGACAACTCCTCGATTAATTCGAGCTTATACTCCTCCCCTTTCTCTCCGAAGAGAGATATCGCCTCGGCTGACGAGCATTCAAGGCGATTGAAAGGGTAATCAGCTTTGACAATCTCAGCCATGCGCTTTTCGATTTTCGCAAGATCATCCTCGGTGAATGGCGCCGGACTATCGAAGTCGTAGTAGAAGCCTTCATCTATGGGAGGACCGATTGCGAGCTTGGTAGCCGGGAACAACTCGAGTACCGCCTGTGCCATTATATGCGCGGAAGAATGCCAGAAAGTCTCTTTGCCATCCCGGTCATCAAATGTCAATATAGCAAACGATCCGTCACTCTCCAGGGGTCGATCCAGATCAACAACAGAACCATCCACCCTGGCCGCGAGCGCCTTCCTCGCGAGGCTATTGGAGATGCCTTTGGCGATCTCAAGCGGCGTGACCCCAGATCCGAATTCCTTCACGGAACCATCGGGAAATGTCAGTTTAATCTTACTCATCACTACCTATGCAATGTTTGCAGCCATAATAAAATTCCCCAGATGGGGAAATGGTGGGCGATACTGGAATCGAACCAGTGACCTCTTGCATGTCAAGCAAGCACTCTAACCAACTGAGCTAATCGCCCGTTCTGCAGCCAGTTAAAATAATCCCTTCAAGTCATCGTGTCAAGCGAAAATCGCCCTGCTATGTCAAGTTACTCCAAATTTCCTTCATTCTGTCAGGATTTCCCGACCAGACATTGGCTGATGCACATATCCTTTAGATCGGATTCTCTTTTTACCTCTGAACTACGCGAGAGACTCAATTGTTTCCGAAGGTGAACAGATTGAAAGTCATGAAGAAATCAAAGGGCGGTGGCTATCTGCATAAATGTCTCTGATTTGACGTACTCTTCTATCAGCGCCTCTTTCAAGGGTTGCAGTTCATCCTGGCTGATGTCGAGAACATCAAATGTCTCGCGGACAAGAAGAGATTCGGTCCTCTGCAAGTCTCCCGGAGGATCAAACGTCAGGTTGGACAGATAATCCGCGAAATGCGTAACATACGCAAAGATATCATTTTCTGAGTCTTTTGGGCAATGATGATAGTAGATTGCACTGCATATCAACGGGGGGAGTTTCCAGTTTTTCGCAAGCAATCCACCCAGTTCCGCATGCGTGTAGCCGAGTATCTCCTCTTCAGCGCGATGAGGAGTCAGTTGATGCTCTTCAGCAAACTGTTGCGCCGCATGAAAGTCATTCGGAAGATAGCAGTTCATAACGAGCTTCCCGATATCGTGAAGGAGGCCTACGGAGAAAGCATGTTCCGCGCCTGCGGCATTCCCTCCCGGAACTCTGCGAGCGAGCAACCGAGCACATGACGCTGTCGCGAGCGAGTGACGCCAGAATTGATCGTGGAATTGAAGGTTCTTCTCATTTCCCTTGAACATATCTAAGACAGCTGTCGACAGCACCATCGATCGCACAGCATTGATACCCATCACTATCACAGCCTGCTTAACCGATGTCACTTCCTTGGCAAACCCGTAATACGCTGAATTCGTCAGTTTCAGAACTTTGAAACTCATAGCCGGATCCTCGGCGAGAATGGCAGCTATGTCGAATGCCGATGTATTGGGATCATTAATGACTTTGTTGATCTGCTGCAACACCATAGGAGGCGTTGGAAGATCAGAGATGCTACCGATAACCTGCTGCAGTTCTGTCTTCGCCGTCTGAGTTTCAGGCATCGGTTTCCCTAGGATCCATCGTCTGTGTGCGTTTTCTTCGAGGCAAGCTGGTCTAACAGGCGGTCAGCTATAATCTTCACTATTTCGCCGTCACTATACTTGCCGGAGCTGAGGCGCTTTTTCACTTCATCGACTCTGTCCCGGCGGACATCCGAGGTTTCCCTTTCGTTCCCGCTGTCATCTGTTTTTTCGGCCCCCATGAGTAGACTCCCTTCAAGATCGTTAGAATCAATAATCCTCTCAGCCACTGATCTGGCGAGGGATGGCCTAAAATAGATACCATTATCGGCTCTTGTCCGGATAGCGGCCAGCCTGTCTATTTCAACACCTCTTCGTCTCTCCATTTCGGTCGATATGTCGATCCTGTCAGTCCTCTGGTATCCTGTGGATCGGACAGCAGGCTTGTTCCGCATACTATTGTCATGAGACGCTTTCAGTCCTGAGTAATCACCAATACGCATATCAGATTTGCCTCGTTATCAACCCTTTCCGTCCAGAATCCTCATTTTGTCTTCCTGGCCGGCGTTGTACTGACCCAGATTTTGATTATTCCTGAGCGACTCCAGCTCTTCCTTGATTCTCGTATATCTGTCATTGGCAAATTCTTCATTCTCTTTGATCATCGACAGGTTCTTTTTGATCAACGTAGAGATTGAATTGACAAGCTTGCGAACTTCAGGTGACGTAGCTGCGAGATTGAAAAGCTTCCTATTGCCGTTTCTCAGTTCAGCGACTTTCTGTTCGCTTTCGGTTATCCGCTTGTGCATGCTCTGAATTTCGTCATAGACAGTCAGAATCTTCTGATCTCTGTCATATTTGAGCAAGTCTTTTTGCTTATCGATCAGAATGTACAGCGACTGATAGAAATTGTACTCTTCCTTCAACAACGCGATGAGTCTGTTTTCGAGTTCGACTACATGTTTGTATTCCATATTACACCTGCACCGATAGTGCCTTCTCCATTGTGATGTCATTTTTTCTTGCGGCCGCAGTGCCGATATCTGCAGGAATCTCGCTGCCCAGATACTGCCACCCCTCTTTCAGATTAGAGATGACCTCCGTCAGGTCGTCAATGATATCTACAGACCTGGTCGAGTTCACTATGTAGAGCTGGGAAATTATGAACGAATAGAGTGAACCGAGTTTCTCAGCAATGTCACCTCCAGCTTCAAAATCGAGGGTCGTATAGAGATGTTGCACAATTCTGTGAGTCCTTTCGATTCGGTCAGCGAAAACCTCGGTATTCTCCTTTGCAAGCTCCTCTTTTGCCTGACCCAGGAATTTCAGCGCACCATTGTGAAGGAGCAGGATCAGATCCTTCTGACTCATTCCTGCGACCTGAT from the Candidatus Zixiibacteriota bacterium genome contains:
- the pheS gene encoding phenylalanine--tRNA ligase subunit alpha; translated protein: MSAKEDILSIREQFNLAAASVDSEGAINELRVRYLGRKSNLTAVLRGLKDLPPEEKKEVGKLANSVRIELEASLAAMLDSIQSASKKPGDVFDYTLPGRTRKLGRLHPITRTIEDISRIFYGMGFEVAVGPDVEEDYYNFEALNIPKDHPARDMQDTFYINDDVVLRTHTSPVQIRTMKSQDPPVRIIAPGKCYRNEAISARSNAVFHQIEGLYIDVGVTFADLKGVLNVFVKEYFGEDVKMRLRANYFPFTEPSAEVDISCFLCGAKGCPLCKQTGWLEILGCGMVDPAVFEAVGYDPEKYTGYAFGMGIERICMLKYRIQDIRRFYENDLRLLEQFL
- the rplT gene encoding 50S ribosomal protein L20, producing MPRAMNNVATRRRKKKVFTKAKGNYAGRSKLWRTVQETVNKGQTYAYRDRRNKKRDFRRLWITRISAACRMFDTRYSAFIAGLKKAGVGLDRKALADIAARDIDAFGQLVTMVKQAG
- the rpmI gene encoding 50S ribosomal protein L35 — translated: MPKMKTNRAAAKRFKKTGSGKLRRMKAYTSHILTKKTRKRKRKLRKPAIVSKADAGRIAHLLP
- the infC gene encoding translation initiation factor IF-3 codes for the protein MRTNKSRTPEIRVNERIRSAQVRVIGADGQQVGVLPVKEAQQLAYERGLDLVEVSPTAKPPVCRILDYGKYKYELSKKQKVARKKQHTVQLKEMRYRPKIEEHDYQFKTKHVRQFLLDGFKVKVYVEFRGREMAHTEFGRRIIERVTEELLDIALVEQKAKMEGRNLTTIMMPK
- the thrS gene encoding threonine--tRNA ligase — protein: MSKIKLTFPDGSVKEFGSGVTPLEIAKGISNSLARKALAARVDGSVVDLDRPLESDGSFAILTFDDRDGKETFWHSSAHIMAQAVLELFPATKLAIGPPIDEGFYYDFDSPAPFTEDDLAKIEKRMAEIVKADYPFNRLECSSAEAISLFGEKGEEYKLELIEELSDQRLSLYKHDTFVDLCRGPHVPSTGRIKSFKLMSVAGAYWRGSEQNKMLQRIYGVSFPDKAQLEEYLKRVEEAKRRDHRKLGKELDLFSIKESVGGGLALWHPKGAVLRNIIETFWKEEHVASGYELVYSPHIAKLDLWRTSGHTDFYKDDMYAPMEVEGEQYQIKPMNCPFHIEIYKNSLHSYRELPIRWAELGTVYRYERSGVLHGLFRVRSFTQDDAHIFCTPDQVEDEIVGVIELTLRFLKVFGFTEYEVYLSTKPETEFVGEPHLWEMAEKGLAAALKRTGMKYEIDEGAGAFYGPKIDIKIKDALKRAWQCTTIQFDFNLPERFGLTYTGADNTHKQPFMIHRAIFGSLERFFAVLLEHYAGAFPLWLAPVQVKILPISDDLNEVGRKTLELLRENGIRAELDSRSEKIGYKIREAETKKVPVMLIIGKREAEEGTASYRRHGEGDLGPKQLSEIISLLRLEIDSKMTSLEKE
- a CDS encoding HDOD domain-containing protein is translated as MPETQTAKTELQQVIGSISDLPTPPMVLQQINKVINDPNTSAFDIAAILAEDPAMSFKVLKLTNSAYYGFAKEVTSVKQAVIVMGINAVRSMVLSTAVLDMFKGNEKNLQFHDQFWRHSLATASCARLLARRVPGGNAAGAEHAFSVGLLHDIGKLVMNCYLPNDFHAAQQFAEEHQLTPHRAEEEILGYTHAELGGLLAKNWKLPPLICSAIYYHHCPKDSENDIFAYVTHFADYLSNLTFDPPGDLQRTESLLVRETFDVLDISQDELQPLKEALIEEYVKSETFMQIATAL
- the fliS gene encoding flagellar export chaperone FliS — protein: MRSGLANYQKNQVAGMSQKDLILLLHNGALKFLGQAKEELAKENTEVFADRIERTHRIVQHLYTTLDFEAGGDIAEKLGSLYSFIISQLYIVNSTRSVDIIDDLTEVISNLKEGWQYLGSEIPADIGTAAARKNDITMEKALSVQV